Genomic DNA from Chanos chanos chromosome 6, fChaCha1.1, whole genome shotgun sequence:
CAGTTgtacaaaaaagcaaaaaagaattATGTGATCCAAGTGCCATCTGAAGTTTTGGACATGATATTACATGTGAAATTTACCTGAGTATGTTTATATTCCCTTTGAGAGTCAGTTAACAGGTGTTAAGTGAAAGTAATTGTGAAGCGTAATCTAGTGTTCTGGTTCCCTTTCTTCTGTTATAGTGTTTGGGGTATAAAGGAATGAGgatatgtcagtgttacagaggTCCAAGTTCAGCATTTTCATCTCGTTCTGTGACATCATATGAAGCTACGGACCATTTCTTTATTCATGCAAAATATCACTGATGATCCTGATTATCCTGAAAAGATGTATCAAGTGTTTCACAAACCAAGCAGATGAATTATAATCAAGAAATCGTTTTATTTGCTCTGAAAAAGATTCATACAAGATGAAagcgtcttttttttgtttcccacCGCGCGGTACCTTAAAAACACAGGTACATCAAGGACATTTTCAACTACATGGTAGTCACGTGATTCACACTGGTTTCCATCTGGCCATCAAACATTTCTTCAGTTTCAAAATCTCTCATCCTTCAGTCCAACTCTCCAGCACATACTGGATAGATACTAACATGTCCGTAGTTGTAACTACACTGCATATCTGAAGCACAGTATGTCAGTTAATGTACCTTTATTTTTAGGCATTATTGATGTTATTACTGATCTGACGGTAAAATTCCAAACAAAACGTACATGCTCCATAGAAAAAGTCAGTAAAAATGTTcttatttgtttaataaatatatttttttttatgtattgaaAACTCACAGGTTACACAGTAAAACTTTCCTGATGGTATCAAAACATGTATGACCATGCACTGTGATTTATCGTATTTAATggtactgtttgttttaatcagtACTGTCAAGTGGGCAGGAGAACCAAGGTGCACACAGAAGATATGTAACTGTTCTAGACTGCAGACTGTTTTCTAAATCACAACAGAGTGGAGTCGTCTGAAGCACATGATGACATCCATTGGGATTGGGGGACGCAGGTGATTTCCATCCAGTCTTAGGTATCGCAGCTTTGGCAAATGGTTTTCATCATTCACATCGTCGGACAGGTTAAAGGGGCAGAGCTCTGTTCCGTTTATTCCTGGATAGACATTATATTGTTACTCAAAACCAAAatttccaaaggaaaaaaagagaatgttaAGACATTAAGATGTTCTCAAGACTCAGACAGAACattcaacaataacaacattaataacaaacacaaacaacccaGCAGCACAGCAGCCTAGACAGTTCTATAGAGGTTATGTCAGGTTTACCAGCATGAATGATGTGCTATGGAATTGAAAATAGTTTCAGGAGATGGTCCTGAGATGAGCCCTTGCTACAGACATTGAAATCGTCTCATTTAGGCAGAGGTAACTAGACTTACTCTCAATGTCGTTGTTGTTAAGATGTAGATGCTCCAAATGTGAATTGAACATCGGAACATTGGTCAACCTGTTGTGAGCCAAGTGCAAATCTAGCAGGGTGCTGACATTGAACACCTTCTTCGGGACGCCCTTATCGCTCAGTCTGTTGTAGTTAAGACGCAGAAAGGCCAGGTTTGCGAAATCCTTGAAATAATCCTTGGGAATGTCCTCAATGTTATTCCTGTCTAAGAAAAGTTGGAAGATGCTGGTTGGTATATTGGTAGGCATCTTTCTTAGGATGTTATGTGCCAAGTTAAGCTGCATCAGGTTCTTCAAGTCCTTGAAAATGTTCTTGCCCAGGTTGCTGTCACTTAACTTATTGTGGTGCAGGTCCAGTAGGACCAGGTGCTCCATTTTACTGAATGCGCCAGGTGGGATCTTAGAGATTTGGTTTCGGCTGAGACGCAGCTGCTCCAGGCTTACAGGCAGATCACTGGGCACCTCTTTCAGAAGATTTCTTTCCATGTAGAGGTATATGAGATTTGGCAGCTTCTCAAACACTTGTTTGTCGACGGTGCGGATGCGGTTGTTTCCCAGGTCGATCCATTTGACCTCCGAGGCGTTGTTAAATGGTTCAGCGGTCACTTCGTGAATGTAGTTGTTTTGCAGGTAAAGGTAATGAGTGCGAGGTGGTATGGTTGGGACCTTGCGGAGGTTTCGGTTCTCGCAGTACAGAGCATTAGGATAGGATGGAGGACAAAAGCACTCTCTTGGGCAGTCTGGAAATACAGAAGGTGGACCTAGGATTGGAGGGGGGAAGTCAGTGGGCTCCTGTGGCTCAGGCAGGGGGATGGAGGGTTTCTTAGTCGTGGCTGGACGGCCaggtttctgtctctgtcttggaCGCTGGCCCCAGACAGAATTTGTCAGGAGAAACACCAACAGGGACCAATATCCAAAGCAAATCTTCATGGTCTTGagccaaaataaaaaagcccaagacagagagagaggcacaggaaattaaagaaaaagagagagagagtgagagagagagagagagagagagagagagagagaattgataTCAATAATTTTTGGCAGTTAAcctttttgtacagtgtgtaacGATTTACTGTCTTTCTACAGCAACTGCAATAGAAAACGatagaggtaaaaaaaaaaaaaagaatatctaATTCCTAAACCTAAAGTACCAATTAAAACTGCATAGCTTGTTTTCTCCAGTCCAGAGCAGAGAGTTGCATTTGAAAATCTTGGTTATGTAACTTGCATAACTCATTGTGCCATTTTCTGCACAGACTGTATCAGTGATCCCTTCCTACCACCACCGTCTAAATATGCAGACAAGAACATTCATGCTCTCCGTCTGGCTGGATCATTAGAAGAGTTTTAAAGTTCTTACAAAAACAGGGGAAGTTGAGAGATTTTCCAGGTCCATCTACGGGCTCAGAGTACAGGGCTGCAGATAAAGGTACCATTGTGCAGAGCAGTGCTAAACAGTCTGACTCTCAATGATGTAAACATAGACTTCAGcaaagatgaacagagagaacaccACTGGCCAATAGTGTTCTGTTATTCTCCCTGTTGTTCTCTCCACAAATTATAAAGTGTCTTGCCAACTGAAGAGTCATTAGATAATTAATATTTGACTTCATCGCTATGTAACCAATGCGGCATTGGCAAATTGTGGTAACTGCAACATTTCTGTGGCGTTAAAGCACACTGAGAAGCACaacacactttttaaaagacattcaCTCCATGTAACATCAATGTTTGGATACATTTTTTGGGGGAATTTTAATATTTGCTGCTTATTGTAATTACAGTTCCACTTATAGGTTATACAAACACAAGTGTCTTTATACCGTGTACATAGCACTCAGACACTTTTAAGGAGTTTCTGCATATCTGTTTTATAGATCTTGTCATTCAAAAGTGTTATGAACAGGCACACAAGACAATTAAACAATACCACATTACTTGCTGTCATAAAATGTTAGGCATAGGAAAACCATTACAAAAGTATTTGTAGAGTTGGCATGGTATTGTGCCCAAAACCTCAGCTCACCTTTGAAAAGGGTGAAAAGCTGAGTGTGCAAGAGTCTATactacaacacatacacactcaggtGCAGGCACAAAGTCTGAATTGTGTTGAGCAGAACAGTCTGTCTGACGCATGATTACTATCAGATGTTGAGCTCAGACTGGTTGGCTGAGTGACAGCTGCCTTGTCATAGTGTAAAAGCTGggcctgagggagagagaaatctggGAAATGTGGCTTTGTTTATTCATGCACTGAATGATTTCTCAAGGAGGGGCTCAATGGAGAACATCCCAGTACAGTATAACTATTTGAATAGAAAGGCAAAAGGGTGTGGTGAGATTAGAATACCAAAATCATGGCCAAAGTTTTGGATCTTTCTGGAACCTTCATGCTGACTGCATCTAGTTAAAACTCTCTACATGACGACAAGTTTGATTCATAGAGTAATACAAAGCCAGTTTTCTTGTCTTTTGAATGGGAACAGATACTGTGATGTTAGTTGCAAGTAATATAACTGTTCCCTGTGTAAGGCACTTACCAAGTGAATAAGAAATATGGTCTAATATCATCGAtgatttaatattgtttttatcAAGTTTATTTTGCTGATGAAAAGTATACAGCGCATGCTAACAGAGATGGGAGAATCGCAAATTCTGgaggataaacaaacaaatgattatgAGTCATAGTCAAAAAATGTTGTTACATACAAAGGGGCATGGACTGGTTTTATTCACTCTGGAAAATCTGAACTTGCAGTACTTCAAAACTGTTTGTGATCCTTTCTGTTAGCGGACTCTTTGAGATCTCTCACTGTAAGAGTCTCTAAAAGTGTTTGTTGCTTTCACTGCTATCTGGGAAATTTGTTAGGGATCAGATTTTGCCTCTAAGGTCATTCtgtctgattaaaaacaaacgtACAACAGTGTGCATTACTGATAAGAAGgcagaaaaccaaaacat
This window encodes:
- the prelp gene encoding prolargin, whose protein sequence is MKICFGYWSLLVFLLTNSVWGQRPRQRQKPGRPATTKKPSIPLPEPQEPTDFPPPILGPPSVFPDCPRECFCPPSYPNALYCENRNLRKVPTIPPRTHYLYLQNNYIHEVTAEPFNNASEVKWIDLGNNRIRTVDKQVFEKLPNLIYLYMERNLLKEVPSDLPVSLEQLRLSRNQISKIPPGAFSKMEHLVLLDLHHNKLSDSNLGKNIFKDLKNLMQLNLAHNILRKMPTNIPTSIFQLFLDRNNIEDIPKDYFKDFANLAFLRLNYNRLSDKGVPKKVFNVSTLLDLHLAHNRLTNVPMFNSHLEHLHLNNNDIERINGTELCPFNLSDDVNDENHLPKLRYLRLDGNHLRPPIPMDVIMCFRRLHSVVI